Part of the Triticum aestivum cultivar Chinese Spring chromosome 4D, IWGSC CS RefSeq v2.1, whole genome shotgun sequence genome is shown below.
CGCTTGTTAAGTGTTGCGTGCGCCTTTTGTTCTGTTAAATTTCGCTGGTGTTGCTTTTTGGGCGATGATGTGTACAGCAAGCGTTATGATGGCGTGCTGCTTGATTTTGTCTGCAATGCTTTAAGTCTCCAGTGTCCCCTCCTGGGGTTCTAGTTGTTTCTGTTCCAATTACGTAAGTGACCAGGCGAGGATTTGTGGAATTTTATGCGCATGGACATTGATCTGTTGAGATGATTGGATGTAGCTGCTTCAAGTTGCCCGTTCTCTCGACAGAAGTTGCTTCTTTTTATTTGTATTGTTGTGATCCCATAGACATTAGTGAATTCAACCACCGAGCTTACTCCAGTTCTTGCTCTGTTTTGTTATATTCAGGAAATGTTACCATTGTCTTCCGATAGCTCGATATGATAATCATTGCCATGGACTTAATGTATGTATTAATCTTTCACATGCCAATGTGATTGTCGTGCCCCGACATGTGAAAGATAACGTGTGTGCTTTGCATAGACAACAAACACAACATGACACTGTCCATTGTTCCTGTACATATTAGCACCGAATCACCAACTTTTGGGGGCATACATTTCATAAAGCATTTGTTTCACAATCCTTTGTGTTGTTAAAATGCATAGATGAATAGACAAACGCAAATAAATTATGGAAATACGAATATCAAGGGCAGATATCCTTCAGTTATTATTGAATTTTCTGCTATCTAATGGGGCTACTCTTTCAGGTTTGACATTGTTACATTTCGACGGTCCCAGGAGTCAGCAACTAGACATGAAGAAATGCAGCAAAAGACAGGATTAGTAGaggctattattgttgagatcCAGGACAGAGACAAAATCGGGGGTTCTTACTTGCACTCTGATGCAATATGCTGCACCCCTGAGCTTGACAAGGAGAAGTCCTGTAAAGTAGGTGAAGTTATTATACGGCCAAATCCTGATAATCCAGACTGGCCAAAAAGAATTCAGACATTCTTTGATGGTAAAAATGAAGAAACTACCATGGGAACACAGAGTGTCTCTATAAACAAAACAGGGATGTACTATCTCTACTTTATGTTCTGTGATCCTCAACTCCGGGGATTGAAGATTACAGGCAGGACAGTTTGGCGGAATCCTCATGGTTATATCCCTGGAAAAATGGCCCCGATGATGACATTTTTTGGTTTCATGTCACTTGCGTATCTTGCACTTGGGCTTCTATGGTTTCTTCAGTTTGTGAGATGTTGGAAGGATATTTTGCAGCTGCATTACCATATAACAGCTGTTATTGCACTTGGTATGTGCGAAATGGCTTTCTGGTACTTTGAGTATGCTAACTTCAATTCAACTGGGACCAGACCTATGGGCATAACCTTGTGGGCGGTTACATTTACTGCTGTGAAGAAGACTGTGTCTCGCCTTCTTCTGTTAGTAGTTTCAATGGGCTATGGTGTTGTTCGACCCACATTGGGTGGGATTACATACAGGGTTGCTGCCCTTGCTATCATCTATTTTACTGCCTCAGAagcccttgaacttgttgaaaatctGGGAAACATCAATGACTTCTCTGGCAAAACGAGATTATTTCTAGTGTTGCCTGTTGCCATACTTGATGCTACCTTCATCATCTGGATATTTTCATCCCTCTCTAGAACTCTGGAGAAACTGCAGGTAGCTGCCTCACTTTCTTGCTAGTCTAAGTAAAAAATATGTTCTAGTTGGATGGGTCCACCATGCTATTATTATGAAGTATGCTTCTCTAAACTGTGTTTTTTTCGTACATCAACATAGCatttttttggtatttctgaaTGGCAATACATGGGCTCGTGCTACAGCTGTTTACATTCTAGCAAAACCTGTAGCTAGTTGTATCTTATGCTAAACATCCAACTTATACTCCACTGTGGCCATGTCTTTCAACAATCAGTATCTGTGTTGCATGTTATTGAGTTCAGATGAAGTGAACAGCTGTTACCTGCTGTTCACCTGATGTGAACATGCCACTCCAAAAAATTGGGTTTATCACCCAACTTGTTCGGGTCCAGGATAAAGTTGGTTGCTCTGCTTTGATACCTATACTGCCTAAAAACGAGTTGATTAATTTATTGTCTATTCTTTCATTTATATCCTTTTATCATATAGTTTATGTACCAACCTTTCTCTGATTACATGACAGCTGCGGAGAAGCATGGCGAAACTTGAATTGTATCGGAAGTTTACAAATTCTCTAGCTATGTCAGTGGTTATCTCAATTGCTTGGATTGGCTATGAGGTATGTGTTGGGCCAATTCTATCGTTGCAATTTGGGAAAGTAGCCACAAATGGAAAATGAATAAACTCTTAGCATGCAGACTTGTCATATGATCACTAAACATCAATTATCTCATGCTAATTGTTGGAGAACATAGAAGCAAATGCCAAGTCAACTATTTTTCCCTTGTCCGCCTCCTATATGATATTGACTCATGGAGTTGTTTGCCTCTTGGGAATGCGTGATCACCTTTATGCAGGTTCTGTTGCTAAGTATGATCTGACTTATTTGTTTGGTCTTGAATCAGCTATATTTCAATGCAACCGATCCATTGAGTGAGCTTTGGCGAAGGGCTTGGGTCATCCCTGCCTTCTGGAGTGTCCTCTCATATGTCCTTCTTGCCATCATATGCGCCCTTTGGTCACCATCTCGTAATCCAACAGGGTATCCCCTCTGCTATGAAGTTCACCGTCTTCTCATTTGAGTAGTAGAATTGTTTATTTGGGTTTGCATGTACACAATGTAGTTCATTCAGCTTGAGCACTATTTAAGTCTCTAACTGTCATTATGTTGACTAAGCTGTCAATAACATTATTGTGTAAGGTTCATATCTGTTATATTCTAACTCAGTCCTGGATTTGTCTCTTCTTGAGACAGTTCATATTGTTGACTAAGCTGTCAATAACATTATTGTGGAAGGTTTTTATTTATGCCCGGCTGATATGTTGTAACCATCAACACTTCCACGGTATTCTGAAGAGATGATTTAACCCTGTTTTTTTACTTCTATACATATGTTATTACAAACATGTGCCATGCTTATCTTTAcgtcaaaaaaaaaaaacatgtgCCATGCTTATCCAATAATACAATCAGTGCAtttctaatactattactccattTTCCACGATATTGGTCACCActgttatatactccctccgttcctaaatataagtctttttagaagatttcaatatggacatacggagcaaaataggTGAATCTCACTCTAAAAtctgtctatatacatccgtatctagtccacattgaaatctctaaaaaagacttagaaacggagggagtatattctaaCTCACGTTATGACTTCTAAAACAAATATATTTACAGTTCCTTCAACATGTTCACTATTTAACATTAGTTGATCACATTGTCTGTAAAAACCCATTTAAACCTATAGCTTAGCTTAGGTAGGGTTGAAAGAATGACTTGTTTCGCATAGAGTTGTTAGTATGAACCATGTGCACAGATTTAACTTTGTTTTTTTGTGACCTTCTTGCTGTGTACAGATTTGCATATTCAGAGGAGACAGGTGATGAGGCTGACGAGGAAGGACTCTCTCTTGTAGGCAGTGCTGTTAAAGGAACAGGAGATATTGTGAACATGCATGTGTTTACTGAGGATAAACGTGCATGAGAAGTTATTGACTTAGTGCAGCTGTACTCCTTGTGGAATGCTATGGTATGTAATCTTGTGTTATCCAAGCATGCAGATAGCACTTTTGACTTTGAGCGCCGGAGGCAACTGCCTCTCAAATATGGTTGGATAACAAGTTAGTACATAGCATAGTGAATTTGGATTAGTTGACTCTAGGTCAGGATTAGAGCTCATAATATTCATGGTCCTAAGCTGTAGCTTTTGACTTGAAACTTTCTGCTACGTTTCCCTTCCACTCTAAGCGAGCTCATACCCATCTTCACTTCTTTTTCTGTTTTTGTCTTTTTGTGAATCATCTTCACATGCTTTATCTACATTCTTCTTCTACCCTCCCTCTATCTGTTTATTTATACTTAAGAGAATATACTATTCCGAGCTAGCATTTGCTTGTCATTTTTCTCAGATCCACATTATATGCATAGTGGGAGGCATTCCTCTTTGACATGCTTCAGTCAGCTTAGTCCTGGGTTGCTATAGAGCAGCTATAGAATGGAACTTCATGTTTATTTACTCCAGCAAAGAGCTACAGACCTGTTTCACAATTGTCTGCTCCCCCTTCTGCGGGAAAAGTTTTCTGTGTTTTTGTCTTTGCATGGAAGTTTTTGAGATAAAATTATGTTGTAGTTCAGTTACTGTGGTTTGAGTCATAGTCGAGGCAGTTTTCGCAAAACATTTAGCATAAACACGACGACCATTGTGAAGTTTTTGAATAATGTGAGACTCGTTTATTTAACTCGTTATCAATGAAGTAGTAGCACAGGGCCCAAATTTTACAGGCCCGGCCATGAGTAGCATGCTAACCAATTCCGTTGTGCCCAATTGCAGTGAAGTACCGTACCATTTCCCTCTGGATTCATGGATAGCTGACATCTGCTGAAGCTTGCGTGCGATTCCGATGTATAGGTGGTGACTTTGTGTTGAAGGATTTGACTTCCACATGATCTTACCCGTCCAATGATGACTACCCGATACAAAGAAGTTGGCGAAATAAACTAGAGTTTGAGAGCATGGAGTGTGGCTtactgcagttgttgtggttggcGTGTAGACTTGTAGATTGGTAGAAGCCTACCCTCTCAAACGCTTGACTGCATCGCTCCCGCTCTGCATGGATCGAAATGGTGTTGCGGCAGTTCCTTGTGTATTTATCATATGTACGCTTATAAAACGAACTAGCAACTATATAATCATATAT
Proteins encoded:
- the LOC123097547 gene encoding transmembrane protein 87B; translated protein: MRLPRRGARPGLALLALALALAARGADASIHEYSGGGFAPRANSFFFHGGSEGLYASESSSNSSNSFIRFDIVTFRRSQESATRHEEMQQKTGLVEAIIVEIQDRDKIGGSYLHSDAICCTPELDKEKSCKVGEVIIRPNPDNPDWPKRIQTFFDGKNEETTMGTQSVSINKTGMYYLYFMFCDPQLRGLKITGRTVWRNPHGYIPGKMAPMMTFFGFMSLAYLALGLLWFLQFVRCWKDILQLHYHITAVIALGMCEMAFWYFEYANFNSTGTRPMGITLWAVTFTAVKKTVSRLLLLVVSMGYGVVRPTLGGITYRVAALAIIYFTASEALELVENLGNINDFSGKTRLFLVLPVAILDATFIIWIFSSLSRTLEKLQLRRSMAKLELYRKFTNSLAMSVVISIAWIGYELYFNATDPLSELWRRAWVIPAFWSVLSYVLLAIICALWSPSRNPTGFAYSEETGDEADEEGLSLVGSAVKGTGDIVNMHVFTEDKRA